The Sediminispirochaeta smaragdinae DSM 11293 genome has a segment encoding these proteins:
- a CDS encoding UDP-N-acetylmuramoyl-tripeptide--D-alanyl-D-alanine ligase → MDKKTEGFSAREAAAIIGAAVFSPSERKTVTIDGVAIDSRNVKPGNLFVALEGERADGHHYLSEAARAGASAVLVDHEKSACVEGGWAAFATHSGLVVMTVEDPLVALQRLSRWWIDRFDTLVRIAVTGSSGKTTTKELLGSVLSMKAPTVVNPGNLNSEIGLPLALFGVGPADHFGVFELGINRIGEMELLSSLYHPQHLLITNIGTAHSGPLGGKEGVFREKTKVLAHMQGEGFVFYPEDDDRIDALKSRYPSLAFRPYGPATLTGLETVEDLGTEGWLLRYRGVSIHYPLLGQHNLQNGCGVIALAFELGVSPELIGAALSAAAPVAGRCRLLRGAISVLDDCYNANLDSSERVFEYIASLPWDGRKVIVFGSMKELGSSSLDAHRAAGQAIASSGVDAVFLYGEETSESFREISDQGSMSQILHFSENQFDELSERLLAFVREGDLVLLKGSRTMGLERLIPLLQHEEKEFLHA, encoded by the coding sequence ATGGATAAAAAAACGGAAGGTTTTTCAGCCCGAGAGGCTGCCGCCATTATCGGTGCCGCAGTCTTTTCTCCCTCCGAGAGAAAAACTGTTACGATCGACGGTGTTGCCATCGATTCCCGGAATGTGAAACCCGGGAATCTTTTTGTCGCTCTGGAGGGGGAACGTGCGGATGGTCACCACTATCTTTCCGAAGCTGCTCGGGCTGGGGCTTCCGCTGTATTGGTTGATCACGAAAAAAGTGCTTGTGTCGAAGGGGGGTGGGCAGCCTTTGCAACGCACTCCGGACTTGTCGTTATGACTGTTGAAGATCCACTTGTTGCACTACAACGGCTTTCCCGGTGGTGGATCGACCGCTTCGATACCCTCGTTCGGATAGCTGTGACCGGAAGCAGCGGTAAAACCACGACAAAGGAACTTCTCGGTTCGGTTTTGTCGATGAAGGCTCCCACCGTGGTAAACCCGGGGAACCTCAACTCGGAGATTGGGTTACCATTGGCACTCTTCGGCGTTGGTCCTGCCGATCATTTTGGTGTTTTTGAGCTTGGTATCAATCGAATCGGTGAGATGGAGCTGCTTTCCTCGCTCTACCATCCTCAGCATCTTCTTATTACCAATATCGGTACCGCACATAGCGGTCCTCTCGGCGGTAAGGAGGGTGTCTTTCGGGAAAAGACAAAGGTCCTTGCGCACATGCAGGGAGAGGGCTTTGTCTTTTATCCCGAAGATGATGATCGTATCGATGCGCTGAAAAGTCGGTATCCCTCTCTTGCCTTTCGCCCGTATGGTCCTGCCACCCTTACAGGACTCGAGACCGTTGAAGATCTTGGGACGGAAGGATGGCTCCTTCGGTACCGTGGGGTCTCGATTCACTATCCCCTCCTTGGGCAGCACAACCTGCAAAATGGCTGTGGTGTTATCGCCCTTGCTTTCGAACTTGGGGTATCTCCCGAGCTTATAGGAGCTGCCTTATCGGCCGCCGCTCCCGTCGCCGGGAGATGCCGCCTGCTGCGTGGGGCAATTTCGGTTCTTGATGATTGTTATAACGCAAATCTCGATTCCTCCGAACGGGTTTTTGAATATATCGCATCACTGCCGTGGGACGGACGCAAGGTTATTGTTTTCGGTTCAATGAAAGAGCTTGGCTCCTCAAGCCTTGATGCTCACCGGGCGGCAGGGCAAGCCATTGCCTCCTCCGGTGTCGATGCTGTTTTTCTGTACGGAGAGGAAACATCGGAGAGCTTTCGGGAAATTTCAGACCAGGGAAGCATGTCGCAAATCCTTCATTTTTCCGAAAATCAATTTGATGAACTTTCCGAGAGGCTCCTTGCTTTTGTAAGGGAGGGCGACCTTGTCCTGCTTAAGGGAAGCAGAACAATGGGACTTGAACGATTGATACCTCTTTTGCAGCACGAGGAAAAGGAGTTTCTCCATGCTTAA
- the mraY gene encoding phospho-N-acetylmuramoyl-pentapeptide-transferase, with translation MLKELLLPLVSRFSAFNVFQYITFRSAYAAVTALFISFLFGPWLIRKLKNRKAEQVIREDGPATHLAKSGTPTMGGLMILLSLSVSVLLWQDISNSFTWIALISLLGFGLIGFVDDYLKIFRKSSEGLQARFKFSAQVLLSLLIMVVLYINGNAHTTLLYLPFLKNPVLDMGLFYIPFGMLILVGTSNAVNLTDGLDGLASGLILLVGLPFAAISYISGRADFAAYLQIPYLPESAELTVLCFALAGASIGFLWYNAHPAEIFMGDTGSLSLGGVIGVIALMTKKEILLVIIGGVFVLEALSVIIQVVFFKLRGKRVFRMAPLHHHFEKKGWDETKVVVRFWILGGLFTILSLSTLKIQ, from the coding sequence ATGCTTAAAGAATTGTTACTACCTTTGGTTTCTCGCTTTTCCGCCTTTAATGTATTTCAGTACATCACCTTTAGAAGTGCCTATGCAGCGGTAACCGCCCTTTTTATCTCTTTTCTTTTCGGCCCCTGGCTTATCAGGAAATTGAAAAACCGCAAGGCTGAGCAGGTGATCAGAGAAGATGGTCCTGCGACCCATCTTGCTAAGAGCGGTACGCCGACCATGGGTGGTTTGATGATTCTTCTTTCTCTCTCTGTTTCCGTACTGCTCTGGCAGGATATCAGCAATAGTTTTACCTGGATTGCTTTGATATCGCTGCTTGGATTTGGGCTTATCGGATTCGTTGATGATTATCTGAAAATCTTTCGCAAGAGTTCCGAAGGTCTGCAGGCACGTTTTAAATTTTCCGCTCAAGTGCTTCTTTCTTTGCTTATTATGGTGGTTCTCTATATCAACGGTAATGCGCATACCACACTCTTGTATTTACCTTTTTTAAAGAATCCGGTTTTGGATATGGGACTCTTTTATATTCCCTTTGGGATGTTGATTTTGGTGGGAACCAGCAATGCGGTTAATCTTACCGATGGCCTCGACGGTCTTGCTTCCGGGCTGATCCTTCTGGTGGGGCTTCCCTTTGCCGCCATCAGCTATATCTCGGGGCGGGCCGATTTTGCCGCATATCTTCAGATTCCCTATTTACCGGAAAGTGCGGAACTTACGGTACTCTGCTTTGCCCTTGCGGGTGCAAGCATCGGTTTTCTCTGGTATAACGCACACCCTGCCGAAATTTTTATGGGTGATACCGGCAGCCTCTCGTTAGGCGGTGTTATCGGTGTCATTGCGCTTATGACAAAAAAGGAGATTTTACTGGTAATAATCGGAGGAGTTTTCGTCCTCGAAGCGCTTTCGGTTATTATTCAGGTGGTTTTTTTCAAGCTTCGTGGGAAACGGGTGTTTCGTATGGCCCCGCTTCATCACCATTTTGAAAAGAAGGGCTGGGACGAAACAAAGGTCGTCGTCAGGTTCTGGATCCTCGGAGGGCTGTTTACCATTCTCAGCCTCTCAACCTTGAAGATTCAGTAA
- the ftsW gene encoding putative lipid II flippase FtsW, giving the protein MNGLFAAEKIERKNSDLILLVLMLLLAGIGIAALYSASYFYAERAFGNPRHFLDRHLVFLVIGLVLSVVSSRLSLDFWEKSVPLILGGTLFLMVLTFIPGIGREIMGARRWILLGGNSFQPSELVKFAVVLYVARIMSKKEHRLDDFGNAVLPPLLLVGGFTALIYLQNDFSTAAFVLLIALIMFFVAGVRLIHFFLLFITIFPILAMLLFTKEHRVRRLLAFLDPYGDPVGTGYQVLASQTALSRGHLWGSGLGMGTKKLGGLPEAHSDFVFAVFGEETGFLGVLFVIALFTAFAVRGYMTAFKIRDKNGFGFYLVFGLTSAIFYQALLNMAVVCGLVPATGLPLPLFSNGGSSVLVTMMMFGIILGVSREAELDRSLRS; this is encoded by the coding sequence ATGAACGGGCTCTTTGCAGCGGAAAAGATTGAACGAAAAAACAGTGACCTTATCCTCCTCGTACTCATGCTGCTGCTTGCCGGTATTGGAATCGCGGCGCTTTATTCGGCTTCCTATTTCTATGCGGAACGAGCCTTCGGCAATCCTCGACATTTTCTGGATCGTCATCTTGTGTTCCTTGTTATAGGCCTGGTTCTTTCGGTGGTTTCTTCCCGGCTTTCTCTTGATTTCTGGGAAAAAAGTGTCCCCCTTATTCTGGGCGGAACACTTTTTCTTATGGTGCTTACCTTCATTCCCGGCATCGGCAGGGAAATCATGGGGGCTCGACGCTGGATTCTTCTCGGCGGCAACTCTTTTCAACCTTCGGAGCTTGTCAAGTTTGCCGTGGTGCTCTATGTGGCACGAATCATGAGTAAGAAGGAACACCGTCTTGACGATTTCGGCAACGCAGTCCTTCCTCCTCTCCTTTTGGTCGGGGGCTTTACCGCGCTGATCTATTTGCAGAACGATTTTTCCACAGCGGCCTTTGTTCTTCTGATTGCCCTTATCATGTTTTTTGTCGCAGGAGTCAGGCTGATTCACTTTTTTCTCCTCTTTATTACGATTTTTCCAATTCTTGCCATGCTTTTGTTTACCAAGGAACATCGAGTGCGAAGGCTTCTTGCCTTCCTCGATCCCTATGGCGACCCTGTGGGAACGGGATACCAGGTTCTTGCCTCTCAGACAGCCCTCAGCCGCGGGCACTTGTGGGGAAGTGGGCTCGGTATGGGAACAAAAAAGCTGGGAGGGCTTCCCGAGGCTCATTCCGATTTTGTTTTTGCCGTATTCGGAGAAGAGACGGGGTTTCTCGGCGTTCTTTTCGTTATAGCACTTTTTACCGCCTTTGCGGTTCGCGGCTATATGACCGCTTTCAAAATACGGGATAAAAACGGTTTTGGTTTTTACCTTGTGTTCGGTCTTACATCCGCTATTTTTTATCAGGCACTGCTGAACATGGCGGTGGTGTGCGGATTAGTTCCCGCGACGGGTCTTCCGCTTCCCCTTTTCTCGAACGGGGGATCTTCAGTGCTTGTGACCATGATGATGTTTGGTATCATCCTTGGTGTTTCCAGGGAAGCTGAATTGGATAGGAGCTTACGTTCATGA
- a CDS encoding cell division protein FtsQ/DivIB, producing the protein MSSIAYWQDSVRRKNSESANGLEKIFFVVILFLFLVLFGELCFHFVISPRLVVNDITIHVGRSFPLSNSEILSIAGIDSGGSYLAIDPQIVARKLESVPFIAKAAVEKRFPGSLSVSITERIPVASTIAELDGRSVPLFVSADGALFPYPGKESSGMPVLSGIEIPKLSGRMFLPSTLVSFLSDLETVRNTSPELYRLISELKFIKKDGDDYEVLLFPAHRKVRVRIGTSIDEQLLTYIMMVLDVVSQQNMVDKLDEIDFRTGEVVYKIREE; encoded by the coding sequence ATGAGCAGCATTGCCTATTGGCAGGATTCGGTTAGAAGAAAAAACAGCGAATCCGCCAACGGACTTGAAAAGATCTTCTTTGTCGTTATCCTCTTTCTGTTTTTGGTTCTATTTGGGGAGCTGTGTTTTCACTTTGTCATTTCTCCCCGCCTGGTGGTGAATGATATCACTATCCATGTCGGACGTTCCTTTCCTCTTTCCAATTCCGAGATACTTTCGATAGCCGGTATCGATTCCGGAGGCTCTTATCTTGCTATCGATCCGCAAATCGTGGCACGAAAACTTGAATCCGTGCCCTTTATCGCTAAGGCGGCCGTGGAGAAAAGGTTTCCCGGTTCCCTTTCGGTTTCCATCACCGAGCGTATTCCCGTCGCCTCCACCATTGCCGAGCTTGACGGACGAAGTGTTCCTCTTTTCGTATCTGCAGACGGAGCCTTATTCCCCTATCCTGGTAAGGAGAGTTCGGGGATGCCGGTACTCTCCGGTATTGAGATTCCGAAGTTATCGGGGCGAATGTTCCTTCCTTCCACACTTGTCTCTTTTCTTTCGGATCTGGAAACGGTAAGAAATACTTCTCCTGAGCTCTACCGGTTGATATCTGAGCTAAAATTCATTAAAAAGGACGGTGATGATTACGAAGTGCTGCTCTTTCCCGCACACAGGAAAGTTAGGGTTCGAATAGGGACTTCCATCGATGAGCAGCTGCTGACCTATATAATGATGGTTCTCGACGTGGTGTCGCAACAGAACATGGTTGATAAACTTGATGAGATCGACTTCCGGACGGGGGAAGTGGTCTACAAGATTAGGGAGGAGTGA
- the ftsA gene encoding cell division protein FtsA: MPVDDMIVGLDIGTTKVCAVIGEFDENNRLQITGVGTSPSEGLRRGVVINIESTMRSVTSAIEAAEMMSGREVLHLVTGIAGAHIEGINSRGVVAVTGKGREINREDIGRVIDAAKAIVIPMDREVIHVIPQEFVVDDQGGIKDPLDMIGIRLEAEVHIVTGSVTSAQNLLKCVNRAGFRVKDIVLQPLAAAGAVLTEEEKEMGVLLIDLGGGTTDILVYIDGAPYHTNVLALGGGQVTSDLSFMLKIPNEAAERIKRESGVCYLPLVDKDEDVVIRGIGGWPSVTVQRREVCKIIQPRMAEIYNLVKEQLMKKDYLRHLGGGVVLTGGGAMIPGAAELAQEIFGRRARVGVPTKLGGLSDVYQTPIYSTAVGLVLYEAAQIQSEGGASVSPRRSGSGMMAKLKNWMKEFF, from the coding sequence TTGCCGGTTGATGATATGATCGTTGGGCTTGATATCGGGACGACCAAGGTGTGTGCCGTTATCGGCGAATTCGATGAAAATAACCGGCTCCAGATCACCGGAGTTGGAACAAGTCCTTCGGAAGGACTTCGCCGGGGAGTCGTTATCAATATCGAATCGACAATGCGGTCGGTGACCTCCGCAATTGAAGCCGCCGAGATGATGAGCGGCCGCGAGGTGCTGCATTTGGTTACCGGCATTGCCGGTGCGCACATCGAGGGCATCAACTCACGGGGCGTTGTTGCGGTCACCGGTAAGGGACGGGAGATCAACCGTGAGGATATCGGGCGTGTTATTGATGCGGCCAAGGCGATCGTCATCCCCATGGACCGCGAGGTGATTCATGTTATTCCGCAGGAGTTTGTCGTAGATGACCAGGGAGGGATCAAGGACCCCCTGGACATGATTGGTATTCGACTGGAGGCGGAGGTCCATATTGTTACCGGTTCGGTGACCAGCGCCCAGAATTTGCTTAAGTGTGTGAACCGTGCCGGTTTTCGGGTGAAGGATATTGTCCTTCAGCCTCTGGCTGCTGCGGGAGCGGTTCTCACCGAAGAAGAAAAAGAGATGGGTGTTCTGCTAATCGATCTTGGGGGGGGGACTACCGATATCCTCGTGTACATCGATGGTGCTCCCTACCACACCAACGTGCTTGCCCTTGGTGGCGGGCAGGTTACCAGCGATCTCTCCTTCATGCTGAAGATTCCCAACGAGGCAGCCGAACGTATTAAACGGGAGTCCGGGGTCTGTTATCTGCCCCTTGTCGACAAGGATGAGGATGTGGTGATTCGCGGTATCGGCGGCTGGCCGTCGGTAACGGTTCAGCGCCGTGAGGTGTGTAAGATCATCCAGCCGAGAATGGCCGAGATTTATAACCTGGTCAAAGAGCAGTTGATGAAAAAGGATTACCTGCGTCATCTCGGCGGCGGGGTGGTTCTCACCGGCGGAGGAGCAATGATCCCCGGTGCGGCGGAGCTTGCTCAGGAGATATTCGGAAGACGCGCAAGGGTCGGCGTTCCGACGAAATTGGGCGGGCTTTCCGATGTCTATCAGACACCGATCTACTCTACTGCGGTAGGCCTTGTTCTTTATGAGGCCGCCCAGATACAGAGCGAGGGGGGAGCTTCCGTCTCTCCGAGGAGAAGCGGAAGCGGTATGATGGCGAAATTGAAAAACTGGATGAAGGAGTTTTTCTAA
- the ftsZ gene encoding cell division protein FtsZ: protein MQIEVVEQGSFEMDQSEPTVIKVVGVGGGGSNAVNRMIESGLKKVEFIAINTDLQALSRSKAKIKLPIGEKATGGLGAGGVPDKGREAAEESKEEIAKILRGADMVFITAGMGGGTGTGAAPVVAQIARELDALTVAVVTKPFDFERKRKMMLAEEGIARLREQVDTLITIPNQYLLKIVERNTTIREAFMLADDVLRQGVQGISELITEPGEINIDFADVRTIMKGRGDALMGIGVGTGDNRAVDAATNAINNPLLEDARIEGAKGILVNVTGGLDLSLTEYEEVIKIITANADDDALIIPGQSVDESLEDTITVTVVATGFDAASEKIIPEVPEEQNEEVIQYEDWIKLQRGMSQGVSPSYLLGRNSEDGDLGIPTVLRDRKAAGQQGEK, encoded by the coding sequence ATGCAGATTGAAGTTGTTGAACAGGGATCCTTTGAGATGGATCAGAGCGAACCTACGGTCATCAAGGTGGTCGGGGTGGGCGGAGGCGGAAGTAATGCCGTCAACCGCATGATCGAAAGCGGCCTGAAAAAGGTGGAGTTTATTGCGATAAACACCGATCTTCAGGCCCTCAGCCGTTCGAAGGCAAAGATAAAGTTGCCGATTGGCGAAAAGGCAACTGGCGGGCTCGGTGCCGGAGGCGTTCCCGATAAGGGACGGGAGGCTGCCGAGGAGTCGAAAGAGGAGATCGCCAAGATCCTTCGCGGGGCCGATATGGTCTTCATCACCGCCGGCATGGGCGGTGGGACCGGAACAGGAGCCGCTCCCGTTGTTGCGCAGATCGCCAGGGAGCTCGATGCTCTTACCGTTGCCGTGGTAACCAAGCCCTTTGATTTTGAGCGCAAGCGGAAGATGATGCTTGCCGAAGAGGGGATCGCGCGACTGCGGGAACAGGTAGATACCCTCATAACCATTCCGAACCAGTACCTATTGAAAATCGTGGAGAGAAATACCACCATTCGCGAAGCCTTCATGCTTGCCGATGATGTGCTCCGTCAGGGGGTTCAGGGGATTAGTGAACTTATCACCGAGCCTGGTGAGATTAATATCGATTTTGCCGATGTCAGGACCATCATGAAGGGAAGAGGCGATGCCCTCATGGGAATTGGTGTCGGTACCGGGGACAATCGTGCCGTTGATGCGGCGACCAACGCCATCAACAATCCTCTGCTTGAGGATGCGCGCATCGAAGGGGCCAAGGGTATCCTCGTAAATGTGACCGGAGGGCTCGATCTTTCCTTGACCGAGTATGAAGAGGTTATCAAGATCATCACCGCCAATGCGGACGATGACGCTCTCATTATTCCCGGACAGTCTGTTGACGAATCCTTGGAAGATACCATCACCGTGACGGTTGTCGCCACGGGATTCGACGCCGCGAGCGAGAAGATCATTCCCGAAGTTCCCGAAGAGCAGAATGAAGAGGTGATCCAGTACGAAGATTGGATCAAGCTCCAGCGGGGTATGAGCCAGGGAGTCAGTCCAAGTTATCTTCTCGGGCGGAATTCGGAAGATGGAGATTTGGGGATTCCCACGGTACTGCGGGACCGCAAGGCCGCTGGACAGCAGGGCGAAAAATAG
- a CDS encoding site-specific tyrosine recombinase — MTGKTLLRDYDAHLGAVLSLAPLSRESYVSAISRLLGWLEEEGKNPFSASDADLVDYLTLRFEEGSDKHTIAKLVSIMRSFFDFLVSEEYRQDNPARMVDAPKLGRSLPSVLSIEEVEAFLNAIPLETPEGLRDRALFELIYSAGLRVSEAVGLSAGSLYLRDGIIRVTGKGSKQRVIPLGDEARKWIGRYLTDARPLLAKSFHPTDALFLSRRGTPLSRKNVWKRFKQFSLLAGVDGKVHTLRHSFATHLLAGGADLRSVQELLGHSDISTTQIYTHIDDPTLRNTHEQFHPRGSCAASHDESSEGYPDV, encoded by the coding sequence ATGACCGGTAAGACGCTTTTGCGGGATTATGATGCTCATCTCGGTGCCGTTCTTTCCTTGGCACCCCTAAGCCGGGAGAGCTATGTTTCCGCTATCTCACGTCTTCTCGGCTGGCTTGAGGAAGAAGGAAAGAACCCTTTCTCGGCCAGTGATGCCGATTTGGTCGACTATCTTACCCTCCGTTTTGAGGAGGGAAGCGATAAACACACCATTGCCAAATTGGTGTCGATCATGCGAAGTTTTTTTGATTTTCTTGTTTCGGAGGAGTACCGGCAGGATAATCCTGCACGGATGGTAGACGCTCCCAAGCTGGGACGCAGTCTCCCTTCGGTATTGAGCATAGAAGAGGTTGAAGCCTTCCTTAATGCCATCCCTCTGGAAACTCCTGAGGGGCTGCGGGATCGTGCGCTTTTCGAACTCATCTATTCGGCCGGCTTGCGGGTTTCCGAGGCTGTAGGCCTCTCAGCTGGATCGCTTTACCTTCGGGATGGGATTATCAGGGTTACAGGAAAGGGTTCGAAGCAACGTGTCATCCCCTTAGGGGATGAGGCCCGAAAATGGATCGGACGCTATCTTACCGATGCCCGGCCCCTTTTAGCAAAGAGTTTTCATCCCACAGATGCTTTATTCCTCAGCAGAAGGGGAACACCCCTCTCCCGTAAAAACGTGTGGAAGCGTTTTAAACAGTTCTCGCTTCTTGCCGGGGTCGATGGAAAGGTACACACCCTGCGTCACAGCTTCGCCACGCATTTGCTTGCCGGGGGAGCCGATCTTCGTTCCGTTCAGGAACTGCTTGGCCATTCCGATATCTCGACCACCCAGATCTACACCCATATCGATGATCCGACCCTCCGTAATACCCACGAACAGTTTCATCCTCGGGGCTCTTGTGCTGCCTCTCATGATGAATCGTCGGAGGGCTATCCCGATGTATAG
- a CDS encoding tetratricopeptide repeat protein produces MNKKRCFLLLLLLPLLFPSCSRGGDKMLQLLTSTEREGYRDEGVDAKKIDELEKAIRRYDSDIEKRVQDTGQLGLYYRILALDLMEKKMYGPALEQFTRALDIYPANPVLFYYAGLCRGYIAKAEGDKALREKGIEEASFYLERAVELDGRYESALYASAVLALYDMDDVVEGERRTLRLLKVYPNHVGGKFLLARIRILEGFPQEAAQLYKEIGESKQASEEQKTKARENRSAILEGSYE; encoded by the coding sequence ATGAATAAAAAACGCTGTTTTCTTCTACTCCTTCTTCTTCCTCTCCTATTTCCTTCCTGTTCCCGGGGAGGAGATAAAATGCTCCAGCTGCTTACCTCTACCGAACGGGAGGGGTATCGGGATGAGGGTGTCGATGCAAAGAAGATTGATGAATTGGAAAAGGCCATCCGTCGCTACGATAGCGATATCGAAAAGCGTGTACAGGATACCGGCCAGCTTGGACTCTATTATCGAATCCTTGCACTGGATTTGATGGAAAAGAAGATGTACGGTCCGGCTCTCGAGCAGTTTACAAGGGCTCTCGACATCTATCCTGCAAATCCTGTCCTGTTCTATTATGCAGGGCTGTGTCGAGGCTATATTGCAAAGGCCGAAGGTGATAAGGCATTGCGGGAAAAAGGGATCGAGGAGGCTTCCTTTTATCTTGAACGAGCGGTGGAGCTTGACGGCAGATATGAAAGCGCTTTGTACGCCTCTGCCGTTCTGGCCCTCTACGATATGGATGATGTGGTAGAGGGGGAACGGCGAACCCTACGGCTTTTGAAGGTATATCCGAACCATGTCGGGGGAAAGTTCCTGCTCGCCCGTATTCGAATCCTTGAGGGCTTTCCACAGGAAGCGGCCCAGCTCTATAAGGAGATCGGTGAGAGCAAACAGGCAAGCGAGGAACAGAAGACAAAGGCCAGGGAAAACCGTTCGGCAATCTTGGAGGGAAGTTATGAATGA
- the dprA gene encoding DNA-processing protein DprA yields the protein MNDIRFDVGISLLPGLRSAERLMLSEIIPDLRELLRLGRFDLQALIGRRLHFENEQLLNIEKDIEEVIQGVKALGASIISYWDSRYPVLLREIYDPPYLLYLRGSLPAPADPAVAVVGTRKDDPSSIAAAFSFSAELALSSVPVVSGLARGIDRAAHEGALSGGGYTLAVLGSGVDRIYPEAHHRLAERILAEGGGLVSEYPPGTAPLRFHFPARNRIISGICRSTVVIAAPTKSGALITADYALEQGRDLFVHRCGVEREAFRGTLHLERDGATVLEHGSDLLRYWGRDGCRTIVGGEEAREPSSFARLVRQEIEGDLFFYSGTWFSAFQGDRKNA from the coding sequence ATGAATGATATCCGGTTTGACGTCGGTATATCGCTTCTTCCCGGCCTTCGTAGTGCCGAGCGACTTATGCTTTCCGAGATTATTCCCGATCTGCGGGAACTTTTGCGCCTGGGGCGATTCGATCTCCAGGCTTTGATTGGCAGACGCCTTCATTTCGAGAATGAACAGTTGCTGAATATCGAGAAAGACATCGAAGAGGTGATCCAGGGGGTAAAGGCCCTAGGTGCATCCATTATCTCCTACTGGGATTCTCGCTATCCGGTTCTGCTGCGGGAGATTTATGATCCGCCCTATCTCTTATATCTCCGTGGTTCATTACCCGCTCCGGCCGATCCTGCCGTTGCCGTGGTCGGTACCCGGAAAGATGATCCCTCTTCGATAGCCGCTGCCTTCTCTTTTTCCGCAGAGCTGGCGCTCTCTTCCGTTCCCGTTGTTTCGGGGCTTGCCAGGGGAATCGATAGGGCCGCCCATGAAGGGGCCCTCAGCGGTGGGGGCTACACCCTTGCGGTTCTTGGTTCAGGTGTCGATCGCATCTATCCAGAGGCCCATCATCGGCTTGCGGAACGCATTCTCGCCGAGGGCGGGGGGCTTGTCAGTGAGTATCCTCCGGGAACGGCGCCCCTACGTTTCCACTTTCCCGCAAGGAATAGAATCATCTCCGGTATCTGTCGTTCTACCGTGGTGATAGCCGCCCCAACGAAGTCCGGTGCTCTCATTACAGCGGACTATGCCTTGGAACAGGGACGCGACCTTTTCGTTCATCGCTGCGGGGTGGAACGGGAAGCCTTTCGAGGTACCCTGCATCTCGAGCGAGACGGGGCCACTGTGCTTGAGCACGGAAGTGACCTGCTTCGTTATTGGGGTAGGGATGGCTGCCGGACTATTGTCGGAGGCGAGGAAGCAAGAGAACCTTCTTCCTTTGCCCGGTTGGTGAGGCAGGAAATAGAGGGCGACCTCTTTTTCTACAGCGGAACATGGTTTTCCGCCTTTCAGGGGGACCGAAAGAATGCCTGA
- a CDS encoding tyrosine-type recombinase/integrase: MPETEKSEIRSLVDTYLRYLVAVRTLSPRTVDAYGVDLDRFCRFVEDEGCGLELSPSLVRRFVAELKDALSPASCARALSSIRGFYRYAVKQGAAVSNPFASVRGKGRERRLPEVLSEVEASELLSFSENGFIGVRDKLLMELLYSTGARVSEAVGIDMLDIDTKKRTVKLLGKGDRQRIAYLGPQAMSALAAYLPYRRERVASDKKDAVQALFLNAHGERLTRRGAGFILRKHQERLASGKRLHPHLFRHSFATHLLDRGADIRTVQELLGHADLSTTGIYTHVSLKRLQDVYRNAHPHGSTGSVGKKEQKS; the protein is encoded by the coding sequence ATGCCTGAAACCGAAAAAAGCGAAATTCGATCGTTGGTAGACACGTATCTTCGCTACCTTGTTGCGGTTAGGACCCTTTCTCCCCGTACGGTCGATGCCTACGGTGTTGATCTGGACCGATTCTGCCGCTTCGTCGAAGATGAAGGCTGCGGGCTCGAGCTCTCCCCCTCCCTGGTGAGACGTTTCGTTGCCGAACTCAAAGATGCTTTGAGCCCCGCCTCCTGCGCACGGGCCCTCTCCTCCATCCGGGGCTTCTACCGTTATGCAGTGAAGCAGGGAGCTGCTGTATCGAATCCCTTTGCTTCGGTAAGGGGTAAAGGGCGGGAACGGCGTCTTCCCGAGGTTCTCAGCGAGGTAGAAGCCTCCGAACTTCTGTCGTTTTCGGAAAATGGATTCATAGGAGTACGGGACAAATTGCTTATGGAACTCTTGTACAGTACCGGCGCCCGTGTCTCCGAGGCTGTTGGAATAGATATGCTTGATATAGATACGAAAAAAAGAACGGTAAAACTCTTGGGAAAGGGAGATCGCCAAAGGATTGCCTATCTGGGGCCCCAGGCAATGTCTGCACTTGCTGCCTACCTTCCCTATCGAAGAGAGCGGGTCGCATCGGATAAAAAAGACGCTGTTCAGGCACTTTTTCTCAATGCGCATGGAGAAAGATTGACCAGACGAGGTGCCGGTTTTATCTTAAGAAAACATCAAGAACGACTTGCTTCGGGAAAACGGCTGCATCCCCATCTCTTTCGGCATAGTTTTGCAACCCACCTCCTCGATCGGGGAGCGGATATCAGAACGGTTCAGGAATTGCTAGGTCATGCCGATCTCTCCACCACCGGGATCTATACTCATGTTTCCCTGAAGCGGCTTCAGGATGTTTATCGAAATGCACATCCCCATGGATCTACAGGTTCTGTCGGGAAAAAGGAGCAGAAATCATGA